AGCGGTAGCTGCGGGCGTTGACTTCGAGTGATTCAGGCTTCATTGGGAAAGGGCTCCTCAAGGGAAAAATAGTAAAGAACGAACGCAAGGGGGTCCTCAGCGACGAATGAACAGCGCGATGAAAGCGCTGATGAGGCAACTCGTGGCCACGATCGGGAAGACCATCGAGGTGTTGCCCGAGTGATCCAGCAACCGTCCGATCAGCGGTTCGCCGAGGCCCGCCAGCAGGTACGAGAAGAAGTTCATGACGCCGGTGGCAGTTCCCGACCGCTTGGCCCCGACGAGGTCAGGACACAGGGCCCAGAACGAAGAGGCGGGACCGTAGACGAAGAAGCCGGCCAGGAAAAGCAGCGCCAGGCCGCCGACGCTGGTGGGCAGCACATACATGCCGACGGAGGCGGCAGCGCCGAGCAGCATGTAGAGCACGATGGCCTTGTAGCGCTTGGAGCCGAAGACGCGATCCGAGATCCATCCGTTGGTGAGCGCACCGAAGGCCATGCCCACTGGCAGCGCGACGGAGATCCACACGGGATCGATCATCCCGCCGGACATCTTGCTCCAGTCCTTGCCGAGGAAATGCACCGGTACCCAGACGATCAGCCCGTACCGCGCGGCATTCTGGAAACCGATGGAAAGCGCCGCGATGAGCAGCTTCGGGTTGCCGATGACCGCCTTGTAGCGCGACCAGGAGCTTTCTTCGGACGTGCTCTGCAGGCCTGCCGCCTTCGCGTCCTGTGCATTAGCGATACCCGTGTCGGGCGACTTGAAGCCGAGGTCCTCGGGGCGCTCCCGTGCGATCAGGTAGAACGCGATGCCGCCGACGAGCATCAGCAGCACGGGCAGCCTGAAGATCCATCGCCAATCCAGTTGCAGCACGTTCACCACCACGATGGACGTGACAAAGGACAGGACCGATGCACAGCCGGCGGCGAAGGTGTAGCAGCCGAAAACCTTGCCCCGCTCTGCGGCACCCCACCAGTTCGACAGCAGGCGGCTGCCCGGCGCCCAGCCGAGCGCCTGGAAGTAGCCGTTGACGCCCCAGGGAATCGCCAGGCTCTTGAAGCCGACGGCGAAGCTCACCACCCAGTTCGCCGCGCACGACAGGACGGCGCCGGTCGTCATCACGCGGCGCCCGCCGAACTTGTCAGCCAGGTTGCCATTGATGGCCTGGCCGATGGCATAGCACCAGAGAAGGCTGGCCGATGCCCAGCCGAGCACCTCCTTCGACAGTCCGAACTCCTTCTGCAGCCCCGGGATGGCGAAACCGAATGTCTGTCGGCCCGTATAGAAGAAGAAATAGCAGAACATGGCGGCCAGCAGCATTCGCCACTGCGCGCGCCGGAATGAATGTTCCAGAGGCTGCGCATACGCGCCGGCCTGCAAGCCTTGATTTGCCAATTCCATTTTTGTCTCCTGTTCTTGACGGACGTGGGTCCGTGGGACCGGCTTCGATGCCGGCATTTTTTCTCGACGCTCTGCTCGCTCTACTGCTTCGACCGGCTAGGCGGAAACCGCCCCGATGAAGTTCTTTCCGCGCGCCCCGTCCATCGCGCGCGCGATCATGGCAGCGGCTTCGCTGTCCGCCACGCCGTAGTCCGCGAACTCGGTCTTCACGCCGAGTCCCTGCAGGAAGTCGCGCAGACGCCGGGCGGCGATGCGAAGGTCCGGCCCGAAGAGGCGCCGCAGCGTGCGGTCCCGATCGGGGGATCGTGCCCATGCCTTCTCGAGAACCAGCGGCAGCGTGAACGAACAGGCAATGCCGTGCGCCAATCCGTGCCGCAGCGTCATTTCATATGAGATGGAGTGGGCCAGGGCCGTCTTCGTGTTGGAGAACGCAAGCCCGGCCTTGAGCGCAGCCAGCGCCATGCGCTCGCGCAATTCGATGTTGCGAAGGTCGGAAGCCAGTGCCGGCAGGCACTCGAAAATGTCTTCGACGGCGGAGATGGCCAAGGCGTCTGAGATCGGGTTCGCGTTCACGTTCCACACCGACTCCAGCGCGTGCGACAGCGCATCGAGCCCCGTCGAAATGGTGGTGCCCGCCGGCACCGAGAGCATCAGGTCGGGATCGACGATGGCCGCCTCCGGCCAGGTAGCATCCAGGTGCAGCGAATACTTCTTCTGGTTCGCGGCATCCCAGATCGTGGCCCAAGGCGTCACCTCGCTGCCGGTGCCCGCCGTGGTCGGCACGGCTATCAGCGGCTTGACGCTGGCCGGCACGAAGGGCCTGCCGGCCGCAAGCAGACCCACCAGTTCGTCGAAACGGCCGCTGGCCGTGCCGACCATCAACGCCTTGGCGGTGTCGATCGCGCTGCCGCCGCCCACGGCGACGACGGCGTCGCAGGCCTCGGCCGACTCCCAGAATCGGTTGTAGAGGGCCGACAGGTGCGCCACATCGGGGTTCGGGCGCACGTCGTCGATGACTCCGAGCAAAGAGTCTTTCAGGAGCTCGCGCAGCTGTGCGACCAGCCCAAGCTCGCGCGCTTCCGGAAACGTGACGACCACCACACGCCGACCGGCAAGGATGCCTGGAAGCTGCCCGAGGCTGCCTTGGCCGCAGTGAATGGAAACTGGGTTGTGAAATGCGTGAAGCATCTGGGCTTTCTCCTGAAATGGCCGTTTTGTGCATCGCGCCATGTCGCGCGTTCTGCTTGGGTGGGCAGTGTCGAAGCCGGCCACCATCGCGTCCAATCGCATTTCCGATGGCCGCATCGTCGAAAATCGATGGATCCAGCCACCAGGCCCTAGCCTCCCGCGAGGATCGCCTCCATGTTTCACCAGTACTACAAATCAATTCGTTGCTTCCATGCCGTGGCAAAGACAGGCGGCTTCACCTCGGCGGCGCACTATCTGCACATCGGCCAGCCCACGGTGACGGACCAGGTCAAGGCGCTGGAAACACGTTTCGGGGTCGAACTCTTCCTTCGCACCGGCCGCAGCGTCCGGCTCACCGCCGTGGGAGAACGGCTCTATGCGATCACCCAGGGGCTGTTCGGACAGGAGGAGGAAGCAATCCAGTTCCTGCAGAGCGCGCACAAGCTCAAGGCCGGCGTGGTCCGTGTGGGTGCGGTGTCTCCGCCGATCGCGCTGGAACTCGCGCACAACTTCCGGCAGGCGCATCCCTCACTGGAACTGACCGTCTCGATCGGCTCCGAAGACGCCACACTGCGGGGCCTGCAGGACTTCGACATCGACGTCGGCATCATGGTGGAGCCGGCGGCGATCGAGGGGCTGCATATTGCCCCCTATCGCGACGAGCGGATCGTAGCCGTTGTGCCCGAAAACCATCCATGGATGGCACGCCCCTCGATCGGCACCGGTGACATCGCGGGAGAGGCGGTCATCCTGCGCGAGGCCGGATCGAAGACCCGCCATCGCGTCGAACGCGCATGCCAGAAAAAGAACGTGCACCTGAACTGCGTCATGGAAATCAACAGCCGCGAGGCCATCCTTCACGCGGTCGCCAACGGCATGGGCATTGGCTTTGTCACCCAGGTGGAGTTCATTCCCCTGCCCGGCCTCGCCGCGGTCCAGATCGACGACAGCGAACTGTCGATCAGCTACTCGCTATGCTGCCTGGCGGTGCGCAAGGACCGGCCGTTGATTCGCTCCCTGTTCGAAGTGGCGCTTCAATGAGCACCGCGTTGCGCCGCGAACGAGGCCGGCCCCGCGTCTCAACGAACGCAGTCCGCCCGCGCGCAGGCGAGCTGCACCGTGAAGGGCCCGCCTGCCGGCATGCCATGCGCCTGCGCCGCGCGCAGCAGGCCCTCGTGCAATGCCTCGTCGACCACCTCGACGCTCGCGTTGCAGCCCCCGCAGCGCAGGCGCACCGTGCTTTCTGGCGTTTGCGTGCGCCGCAGCCGGTGCACCGCGCGCGCGCCACCCAGGCCGCGCTCCCATTCGCGCTGCACGAGCCTGGCTTTTTCCAGCTCCTTGATCACGCGGTAGACGCTCGCCAGGCCGGTGGCCGTGCCGCGCTTGAGCATGCGGCGAAACACTTCCTCGCCACCGAGCCATTGCGAATCGCTTTCCGCCAGCGTCTGCAGCACGCACAGACGAATGACGGTGGGCCGAATACCCAGGCTGCGCAGTTGCTCTGAAAAGCCACTGCTCGCCGGCACCTGCGCCCCGTGCGTGCCTGACACTGCCGTCGACTTGCGCACCTTCCGCTGCTGCCCGTGTTGCCGTGCGTTCAGGCCGCAAGGCCTGGCGCCGGCGCCTTGGTGTCCTGCGCGATGCGCCCGGCCTTCATGTGGACGATGCGGTCGGCCACGTGGAAGTAGCGGTCGTCGTGCGAGATGACCACCAGCGAATGCCCTTTGGCGCGCAGCTCGGGCAACAGCTCGGTGTAGAAAAGATGGCGGAAGGTCGGGTCCTGGTCGGCGGCCCATTCGTCGAACACCAGCACGGGGCGGCCTTCCAGGTAGGCGTGCACCAGCGCGAGCCGCTTGCGCTGGCCCGTAGACAGATCGGTGGTGCTGAACGCGCCGTCCTTCACAGACACCTTGTGCGCGATCTCCAGCCGCTGCAGGTAGGGCAGCGCGGTCTCGGGCAGCGCCTGGTGGCCGCCCTCCTCGCCGGCAACGAGATCCTCGAACAGATAGAAGTCGGAGAACACGGTGGTGAACAGCTGGCGGTAGTCGTCGCGCGTCTCGGGTGTGATGGGCTTTCCGTCGAGCACGACCTCGCCCTGCTGCGGCACGTAGAGCCCGAGCAGCAGCTTGATGAGCGTGGTCTTGCCCGAGCCGTTGTCGCCCACGACGAAGACGATCTCGCTGCGCCCGATCTGCAGGTCGACCGGCCCCAGCGAGAAGGCCTCGCTGCCCTCTGGCGTGTCGAACGCGTAGCGCACGCCGCTCAGCTCGATGGCGTTGCGCAGCGGCGGTGAAGTCGGCGGGGAGCCGAGGTGCAGGTGCGGCTCCGGCGTGGCGAAGCGGGCCGACAGGTCGGCGATGCGCTCGAACGCCACCCTGGCGCGGCCCAGGTGCGGCAGGGCACCGACGATCTGGTCGATCGGCCCCTTGATGAACAGCAGCACGAGCACGAAGCCGCTGAGCACCACCGGGTCGGTCGTGCGCCAGGCGGCCCAGCCGAGGATCAGCGCGATCAGCAGAAAAAACAGTGCCGAGCCGAAGGACGTGGCCAGCACGAAGATGTTGATCGCGCGGCGGTTGATGTCGCGGATGTTGTCGACGGTGCGGGCGATCTGCTCCTCGTACACCCTGGCGCGGCGGGCACGATGCATGCGCAGTTCCTTGGCGCCTTCGCTGATGCCGCGGTAGGCCTTGTGCAGCAGCTCTTCCTGTTCGCGCGACTGGAAGAAGCCCGCGATGCCACGACCGTGGGCCCAGGTCTGGACTGCCACGCCGATCAGCATCGCCACCACCAGCAGGCCGAACAGCGGCAGCGACAGCCACGCGAGGTAGCCCAGGCAGCCCAGCGCGATGGCCAGGGAAATCATGGTGGCGGCCAGCATGAAGGCCACGTCGCTGATCATGTCCACGTCCTGCGTGAGCACGGGCATCAGCCGGTGCATGCGGTAGCGCTCCAGCGCATCGATGGGCGCCGCGAGAATTTTCTGGGCCAGGTCCTTGCGCACCTGCGCGACCAGCCGCTGGCCCACGACGTTGTTCGAGATGTCGGACACCGCGCGGCCGACGAGCGCCAGGGCGCACAGCGCGACGAAGGTCAGCAGCAGGCCGCCGGCCATGCCGCCGGGTCGGCTGAGCACCTCGTTGATGGTTGCCAGCAGCGCCACGGTGGCCACGCCCGCTCCGATGCCGGTGACGGACGAGAGCGCGATCCAGGGAGTGAAGGGTTGCAGCAGCCGAAGAAGGTCGGACGCCTTGGCGCTGGCGGGTTGGGTTTGCATGACGGGTAAGACGGTCCGGCGGCCGGAATGTTTAGCGCGCGCCGGTGCCGCTATTGCAGCGTCGATTCGTGCCTGGATTCTTCGCCGGACGCGGAGCCGACCATTGCCGCACCGGCCAGCGCCCAGAGCGTCAGCGCCTCGTCGAAAGCACGCACATGCTTCGCATCGCGCCCCAGCCACAGGACCAGCTTTTGCGCGCGGTCGAGCGACGGCGCGTCGTGCAGCGCGCGAAAAAGCCGCCAGGCCTCGCTGAAAGCCGGATCGGAAGGAGCCTGGTGTCGGGAGTTCATCGCATTCGGGAGGCCGGACTGCTGTGGATGCGTGGATAGACGCGACCCGCCGCCGTATGTTTAGCGCGTGTCATCCGCGCGTCGCAATTTCGTGGACCAGTGCGCCGCACTAAACCCGGGGGCGCCCGATCCGTCTCCATCAGCGATGAGCTTCATTTGCGCGGCTGCGCCTTTTCGATGATTCCCCTGCTGGTGCCGATCTTCCAGGGCGAATGGGCGGCCTACGGCGAGGCGCTGGCATGTGCGCCGCAGCCACCGGCCGGCGCGCTGCGGGTGGCCGACCTCGTCGCCGATCCCGCGCTGCTCGCCGGGCTGCTGCAGGCGCACGCGCGCCACCTGCGGGTGCGCAAGCCCGACCTGCGCCCGGTGGCCTCGGCCTGGAGCATGCATTACCTGAATGCCCTGCTGCCACCGGTGACGGCGGCGGCCAGCCTGCTGCAGCACGTCTTTCCGATGGCGCCGGCGCAGGTCTGGCTTTCATTGGCCGAAGGGGCCGTGCCGCAACGTTTTCACATTCCGCACGAAGGGCAGCCGTTTCCGGGCGCCGACACGGCGGCGCGCTACGCGGGACTGCTCGGTGAGCACCTGGCCCCGCTCTTCGAGCAACTGACACGTCTCACGCGCATTGCGCCGAAGATTCTGTGGGGCAACGCGGCGCGCTACCTGGAGCCCGTGCTCGAACAAGGACTGGCATTGAGCGGGCATGCGCCATCCATCGCGAAAGACCTCCAGTACCTGCTGCATCAGCCGCGCTGGGACGGCGAGGAGAATCCGATGTTCGCGGTGCAACGCAAGGTCGTGCGGATGCACTCGGGCATGCCCGAGCATCTCTCGCTGCACCGGCAGTGCTGTCTCTACTACCTGCTGCCCGAAGAAGGCTATTGCGGCGCATGTCCGCTGGCGCCGGAATTCCGCAAGACGGCTGCTTAAACAAACGCACTGGCCGCGCGTCATTTGCGGTTAAGCATCCATTCATCGGTGCCACTGCGATTCCCCATGCCACTGCATCCCGATCTCGAAGCCTTCCTCGAACTGGCCACTCTCGCCGAAGAAGACGGGCGCCCGCCCATGTGCGAGATGTCGCCCGCGCAGGCCCGCGAGAGCTACGACCAGTCGACCTTGGCGCTGGACGGCGTCGGCCCCGACCTGCCGGTCGAGGACATCGGCTTTCAGGCGCGCGACGGCGCGACGCTGCGGGCCAGGCTCTACCGGGGCGTCGACACAGCAGCGCTGCTGCCGACGCTGCTGTATTTTCACGGCGGCGGTTACGTGGTCGGCGGCCTCGACTCGCACGACGCACTGTGCCGCGCGATCGCGCTGCGCACGCCCTGCGCGGTGCTGGCGGTCGACTATCGGCTCGCGCCGGAGCACAAGTTTCCGACTGCGTTCCACGACGCCGAGGACGCCGCGGCGTGGCTCCTGGCGCACGGCGGCTCGCACGGCCTCGACACAACGCGCGTGGCCTTCGGCGGCGACAGCGTCGGCGGCACGCTGGCCACCGCCTTGACACTGGCCGCGCGTGAAGCCGGCCGCCCGCAACCGCTGCTGCAACTGCTGCTCTATCCATGCACCAGCATCCGACAGGACAGCGCCTCGCACCAGCGTTACGCGCGCGGGCATCTGCTCGAACAGCGCACGCTGCAGTGGATGTTCGACCACTACCTGCGCAGCGACGAGGATCGGCAGGACTGGCGCTTCGCGCCGCTGGCCGCACAAGACCTGTCGGGCCTGGCGCCCGCGCACATCGTGCTGGCGGAGTACGACCCGCTGGTGGACGAGGGCAAGGCCTATGCGCAGCGACTTCAGGCCGCCGGCGTGCGCACACAGCTGGACGTGCACGAGGGCATGGTCCACGACTTCGCGCGCCTGAGCCAGGTGGTGGAGGAAGCCGACACGCTGCGCACCGCGATCGCGCGGACGCTGGCCGACGCGTTCTGCCATCCGGCCGTCTCCGCAGCGCCGATCACGCCGGCTTCGATCGGAGCCTGGGTGTTCCATGCGCATCCCGATGGCCATCCGCTCGAAGTGCGGCTCGACGGGGCGAGGCTGACCGTCGGACCGCAGGCGAGCAAGGAAGGCGCGAGCCAATGGGCGTTGCGCGAGCAAGCCGATTCGCTGCGTCTGGAATGGCCGGGCGACAGCGTCACCGAACCCGAGGAGCCTCATCTGCTGGCAGCGATCGAGGCGGCCTTCGTGCGTCACCCCGGGCATGGCCTGCTCTTGCTGCAGGTGCCTGCGTCGCGCATCGCACGGTTGGTGGACGCGGGTGCGGCAAGCGAGGCTTCCGGTTCGCGGCCGGCGATCGTCTCGCGCGAAGCCTTCTGGCAATTGCCTCGCGTGTGGCAGCGCAACCCGCGCGAGCCCTTCGCGCAGCGCTACACCATGAGCCAGGGCAAGCGCCATCCGTTGCGCCCGGCCAAGCCATCGGGCACCGTCTACCAGCGCCACATTCCGTGGCTGTCGCAGACGCTGACACTGGACGCCGTCGACATCGAGCGCGACCTCCCAGCCTTCAACCGCTGGATGAACGACCCGGTGGTGGCCCACTTCTGGGAGGAACAGGGCGACCTCGCCAGGCACCGCGC
Above is a window of Variovorax sp. PMC12 DNA encoding:
- a CDS encoding MFS transporter is translated as MELANQGLQAGAYAQPLEHSFRRAQWRMLLAAMFCYFFFYTGRQTFGFAIPGLQKEFGLSKEVLGWASASLLWCYAIGQAINGNLADKFGGRRVMTTGAVLSCAANWVVSFAVGFKSLAIPWGVNGYFQALGWAPGSRLLSNWWGAAERGKVFGCYTFAAGCASVLSFVTSIVVVNVLQLDWRWIFRLPVLLMLVGGIAFYLIARERPEDLGFKSPDTGIANAQDAKAAGLQSTSEESSWSRYKAVIGNPKLLIAALSIGFQNAARYGLIVWVPVHFLGKDWSKMSGGMIDPVWISVALPVGMAFGALTNGWISDRVFGSKRYKAIVLYMLLGAAASVGMYVLPTSVGGLALLFLAGFFVYGPASSFWALCPDLVGAKRSGTATGVMNFFSYLLAGLGEPLIGRLLDHSGNTSMVFPIVATSCLISAFIALFIRR
- the psrA gene encoding iron-containing alcohol dehydrogenase PsrA, whose protein sequence is MLHAFHNPVSIHCGQGSLGQLPGILAGRRVVVVTFPEARELGLVAQLRELLKDSLLGVIDDVRPNPDVAHLSALYNRFWESAEACDAVVAVGGGSAIDTAKALMVGTASGRFDELVGLLAAGRPFVPASVKPLIAVPTTAGTGSEVTPWATIWDAANQKKYSLHLDATWPEAAIVDPDLMLSVPAGTTISTGLDALSHALESVWNVNANPISDALAISAVEDIFECLPALASDLRNIELRERMALAALKAGLAFSNTKTALAHSISYEMTLRHGLAHGIACSFTLPLVLEKAWARSPDRDRTLRRLFGPDLRIAARRLRDFLQGLGVKTEFADYGVADSEAAAMIARAMDGARGKNFIGAVSA
- a CDS encoding LysR substrate-binding domain-containing protein → MFHQYYKSIRCFHAVAKTGGFTSAAHYLHIGQPTVTDQVKALETRFGVELFLRTGRSVRLTAVGERLYAITQGLFGQEEEAIQFLQSAHKLKAGVVRVGAVSPPIALELAHNFRQAHPSLELTVSIGSEDATLRGLQDFDIDVGIMVEPAAIEGLHIAPYRDERIVAVVPENHPWMARPSIGTGDIAGEAVILREAGSKTRHRVERACQKKNVHLNCVMEINSREAILHAVANGMGIGFVTQVEFIPLPGLAAVQIDDSELSISYSLCCLAVRKDRPLIRSLFEVALQ
- a CDS encoding Fur family transcriptional regulator, giving the protein MRKSTAVSGTHGAQVPASSGFSEQLRSLGIRPTVIRLCVLQTLAESDSQWLGGEEVFRRMLKRGTATGLASVYRVIKELEKARLVQREWERGLGGARAVHRLRRTQTPESTVRLRCGGCNASVEVVDEALHEGLLRAAQAHGMPAGGPFTVQLACARADCVR
- a CDS encoding cyclic peptide export ABC transporter, whose protein sequence is MQTQPASAKASDLLRLLQPFTPWIALSSVTGIGAGVATVALLATINEVLSRPGGMAGGLLLTFVALCALALVGRAVSDISNNVVGQRLVAQVRKDLAQKILAAPIDALERYRMHRLMPVLTQDVDMISDVAFMLAATMISLAIALGCLGYLAWLSLPLFGLLVVAMLIGVAVQTWAHGRGIAGFFQSREQEELLHKAYRGISEGAKELRMHRARRARVYEEQIARTVDNIRDINRRAINIFVLATSFGSALFFLLIALILGWAAWRTTDPVVLSGFVLVLLFIKGPIDQIVGALPHLGRARVAFERIADLSARFATPEPHLHLGSPPTSPPLRNAIELSGVRYAFDTPEGSEAFSLGPVDLQIGRSEIVFVVGDNGSGKTTLIKLLLGLYVPQQGEVVLDGKPITPETRDDYRQLFTTVFSDFYLFEDLVAGEEGGHQALPETALPYLQRLEIAHKVSVKDGAFSTTDLSTGQRKRLALVHAYLEGRPVLVFDEWAADQDPTFRHLFYTELLPELRAKGHSLVVISHDDRYFHVADRIVHMKAGRIAQDTKAPAPGLAA
- the fhuF gene encoding siderophore-iron reductase FhuF codes for the protein MIPLLVPIFQGEWAAYGEALACAPQPPAGALRVADLVADPALLAGLLQAHARHLRVRKPDLRPVASAWSMHYLNALLPPVTAAASLLQHVFPMAPAQVWLSLAEGAVPQRFHIPHEGQPFPGADTAARYAGLLGEHLAPLFEQLTRLTRIAPKILWGNAARYLEPVLEQGLALSGHAPSIAKDLQYLLHQPRWDGEENPMFAVQRKVVRMHSGMPEHLSLHRQCCLYYLLPEEGYCGACPLAPEFRKTAA